From a region of the Caldivirga sp. genome:
- a CDS encoding aldolase: MQGELVDKFKRIFARRGRSIILAYDHGIEHGPSDFLENPDSADPAYIVKLAKDAGFDGLVLQRGLAEKYYDGGVPLIVKLNGKTNLYTGEPLSVANCTVEEAVSLGASAVGYTIYAGSGYEWKMFEEVARIKKDALRFDIPLVIWSYPRGGKVKDETAPEIVAYAARVALEVGADAMKIKYTGDPKTFSWAVKVAGKVPVLMSGGPKTKTEVEFLKQVEGVIEAGALGIAVGRNVWQRKDALKFAQVLGKLVYEGRKVEELAGEVQ, translated from the coding sequence ATGCAAGGTGAATTAGTGGATAAGTTCAAGAGGATATTCGCAAGGAGGGGGCGATCAATAATACTTGCGTATGACCACGGTATAGAGCATGGTCCATCAGATTTCCTAGAGAACCCTGACTCAGCGGACCCAGCATACATAGTTAAGTTAGCTAAGGACGCTGGATTTGATGGGCTTGTGCTTCAGAGGGGATTAGCAGAGAAGTACTATGATGGGGGTGTACCCTTAATAGTTAAACTCAATGGTAAAACAAACCTGTACACTGGTGAACCATTATCAGTAGCCAATTGCACAGTTGAGGAGGCCGTTAGCCTAGGTGCAAGCGCCGTTGGCTACACTATATACGCTGGTAGTGGGTATGAGTGGAAGATGTTTGAGGAGGTTGCGAGAATAAAGAAGGATGCGTTAAGGTTCGATATACCTCTAGTAATATGGTCTTACCCAAGGGGTGGTAAAGTAAAGGATGAGACCGCACCTGAAATAGTAGCCTACGCGGCTAGGGTTGCCCTTGAGGTTGGGGCTGATGCAATGAAGATTAAGTACACGGGTGACCCTAAGACATTCTCCTGGGCCGTTAAGGTGGCTGGTAAGGTTCCAGTGCTAATGTCAGGTGGACCAAAGACTAAGACTGAGGTGGAGTTCCTGAAGCAGGTTGAGGGTGTTATTGAGGCTGGTGCATTAGGCATAGCAGTGGGTAGGAATGTGTGGCAGAGGAAGGACGCATTAAAGTTCGCTCAGGTACTCGGTAAACTAGTCTACGAGGGTAGGAAGGTTGAGGAACTGGCAGGTGAGGTGCAGTGA